Proteins co-encoded in one Bacteroidota bacterium genomic window:
- a CDS encoding DUF5011 domain-containing protein, which translates to MKKNILLLSSALLFGATVFLIGCKKDDTTAPVVTLNGDAASTISLQGTYTELGATANDDEDGSITVVTTGSVDKNKTGDYVITYSATDAAGNEGTATRTVTVKNDADYLSGTYTTTEGNPVTSTWDQTVTASSTVNNRLEFSRFANYSNNTTIRANLIGNEVSMISTVATGIGASGCTHSFISVVGGNPVIKNTTTGKYSFSVRFTDEQQAGGTGCTATSAQLYEDNFTQK; encoded by the coding sequence ATGAAAAAGAACATTTTACTTTTATCGTCAGCACTTTTATTTGGTGCTACCGTATTTTTGATTGGTTGCAAAAAAGATGATACTACTGCACCTGTTGTTACTTTAAATGGTGATGCAGCTTCAACTATCTCATTGCAAGGAACCTACACTGAATTGGGAGCAACTGCTAATGATGATGAAGATGGAAGCATAACTGTAGTTACTACCGGATCAGTTGATAAAAACAAAACTGGTGACTATGTAATTACTTATTCAGCTACAGATGCAGCTGGTAATGAAGGAACTGCTACACGTACAGTAACTGTGAAAAATGATGCTGATTATTTAAGCGGAACTTATACTACTACAGAAGGTAATCCTGTAACTTCAACTTGGGATCAAACTGTAACTGCATCTTCAACTGTTAACAACCGTTTGGAGTTCAGTAGATTTGCTAACTATTCAAACAATACTACTATTCGTGCAAACTTAATTGGAAATGAAGTTAGTATGATATCTACAGTTGCTACAGGAATTGGAGCAAGTGGGTGCACACACTCATTTATTTCAGTTGTTGGTGGAAACCCGGTGATAAAAAATACCACTACAGGTAAATACTCTTTTTCTGTACGTTTTACTGATGAGCAACAAGCAGGTGGTACTGGATGTACTGCAACTAGCGCTCAACTTTACGAAGACAATTTTACTCAAAAATAA